One window of Komagataeibacter xylinus genomic DNA carries:
- a CDS encoding alpha/beta hydrolase produces MWYRDGPLTYRQLQDDFTAVLNAMGLQQSGIIGHSDGGIVALRLAASHAVQPEFVIAVGAHWVLPENDPVRQIYQKINLEKWRGMFGNQISVYNAENPEPDFEKLFKAATHMWLGCDEDAYPGASVKNIRCPLLVVHGDDDMLVSRQQAFELAEQVKGARLLNLPFAKHTLLEDMPERVFPFLQDFMNRVTA; encoded by the coding sequence ATCTGGTATCGGGACGGCCCCCTGACATATCGACAGCTTCAGGATGATTTTACCGCGGTTCTTAACGCGATGGGGCTGCAACAATCCGGTATAATCGGACATAGTGACGGTGGCATTGTCGCCCTTCGTCTGGCTGCATCTCATGCCGTACAACCAGAGTTCGTCATAGCGGTCGGCGCGCACTGGGTGTTGCCGGAAAATGATCCGGTCCGGCAGATTTATCAGAAGATCAATCTTGAAAAATGGCGTGGGATGTTCGGGAATCAAATATCGGTCTACAACGCGGAAAATCCCGAACCGGATTTCGAAAAGTTATTCAAGGCGGCGACGCATATGTGGCTCGGCTGCGACGAAGATGCCTATCCCGGCGCGTCTGTAAAAAACATCCGGTGTCCTCTGCTCGTCGTGCATGGTGACGACGATATGCTGGTGTCGCGGCAACAGGCGTTTGAGCTTGCTGAGCAGGTTAAAGGTGCCAGATTGCTTAACCTACCCTTCGCGAAACATACGTTACTTGAAGACATGCCTGAACGTGTTTTTCCCTTTTTACAGGATTTCATGAATCGCGTTACTGCCTGA
- a CDS encoding alpha/beta fold hydrolase: MFDTGKFVSVGDTNLFVSEAGNPKGIVIILLHGGLQSRLDFIPLAKYLAEDYRLIAIDTRGHGRSGIGTAP; the protein is encoded by the coding sequence ATGTTTGATACAGGGAAGTTTGTATCAGTTGGCGATACAAATTTGTTCGTCTCTGAAGCCGGGAACCCGAAAGGAATAGTAATTATATTGCTTCATGGCGGCTTGCAGAGCCGGCTGGATTTCATTCCGCTCGCAAAGTACTTGGCAGAAGATTATAGGCTGATTGCTATTGATACGCGCGGGCATGGTCGATCTGGTATCGGGACGGCCCCCTGA